AACTTCTTTACAAACTAATACCGCCACCACCAATAACGAAACGCCTAACGACACCAATAACGCCAACAATACAGAAGCCGAGGGGCAAATAGAAAATTTAGACTTGCCTGATTTAATCGGCAAAGACTCTTTGAAAAGAAACGATGAAAGCCAAGTGGATGCGATGATGCAAAAAGCGAGCCTCTTGTATGAGCAAGGGCAAAAAGATGAAGCCCTGCATTTGTTTGATAAGATCGCTTCTTTTTCGCAAGGGATTGCGAGCCATAATCTAGGAGTGATTAAATTCAAAGAAAAGGACTTTAACGGGGCGTTGGATTTGTTTGATTCCAGTATCGCCTCTAAAGAAAACGCGAGCGTGAGCGCGATTGATGCGTTAGTTACGGCTTATCATTTGCAAGATGAGGATTTATATTATCATTATCTAAAAATTGTGAGAGAAACTCTATATAAAGATTACAAAAAGTCTTTTTATTCCTACGCTTACGCACTCAAATCCTATTACGCTGGAGAGTATTTTGAAGCCCTTTCGCCCTTAATGCACCCTAATTCCAACGCTTTTTTAAAGCCTAACGCGCGCTTGGCGTCTAAATTGTTTTTGATGTTTAAAGATGAAACGAACGCTTATAAGCAATTACAAAAAAGCGCAAACGCCCAAGATGAGCTTGCTTTAGGGCTTTTGCAGGCGCGTTTGGGCCATTACAAGCAGGCTTTGGAGCATTTGCAGCATTATTTGCACAACTACCCTAAAGATTTAAACGCTTTAATGGCTTTGGAATTGGTGAGTTTGAAAAAAGGCGACATCCTTAAAGCGAGCGAAGCCTTAAAATTAGCCAGCCACACCAAAGAAGATAGCGCGCTAGCCAACTCTTTTTACCCCATCAAGCCCACTATCAACCCTATTTTTTTAGACAAAGAAAGGGCCAAAGAGCGTTTTTGGAACACGCAATATTTTGAAGGCAAAAGGGATTTTATCTACCGCTTGCTGTTTTATTACGCTCCTTTTAAGGTTTTAGACTCTAAAGAAACCTTAGGCGTGATTGAAGAGGGGCTGTTTCTTTTGGATTCTGATGCACAAAAGGATTTAGAGGGGGCAAGCCTTGCTTTTAAAAGGGGGCGTTTGATGGCGATAGCGGATAAAAACGCGCTCAAAGGGTTGAAAGAATTAGAAAAGAAGCGCCTAAAAAAAGCCCTTTCTTTTTTTGATTTGTCTTTAAAAAATAGCCCCAATAACGCACTCCTCCATTATAATACGGGTTTGATTTATGCGCAATTGGAAAATTACCACAAAGCTTATTTCCATTTTTTAAGGGCTTTCCATTTGAACTCTGCGGATTATTTGAGCGCGATTTTTGCGGTTTTAGCCTCGCATTTCACCCATGAAGACACCACGGAGTTTTTAAGAGAAATCACCGAGAATTTTTATAGTCATGATTTTTCTAGCCCCACGCAAAAAGCCTTACTCTCTTCGCTCATCGCTTATTTGAATTACCGCACGAATTGGGATATGGACTGGCTTAAAAACGCCCCTAAAAAACTCCCTTTTTATTACGCGCTAGAAGCGGTGTTCGCTAAAGAGAGCAAGGATAAAAAATTGATGGTGCAAGCTTTTGGGAATTTAAAAAAAATGCTCCCTAAAGATCTCATCTCTAATATCTTTTATGAAATCGTCTCGTATTATGATGCGAGCATCCGCCACACTTTAAGCATTTACACCCTTTTAGATTCGCGTAAAATCAGCTGGGATCAAACCATGCAAGGGCCCATTTTAGGGCGTCATTTCTACACTTACATGGGATTTATGGTTAATGATTTAGACCATCAAGAAAGATTACTAGAGCAAAAAATCGCCAGTTTAGAAGAGAGCGAAGCCCCTAACGATTGGTTAGAAAATTTAGCGTTAGTGAGTTTGTTTCAAGGCCAGTATGAAAAAGCAAGCGCGTTGTATCAAAACCTAATTAGCGGGCTTAAGGACAATGAGACGCGCTTAAAAATCCTAGCGGGTTTGACTTATATCGCGCAGAATAATTACAATAACGCCGCTTTATGGCTAGAGCTTGGGAAATTAGACGATCCTAATAATGAAAATATCCGTTACGCTTTGGGGTTGTTGTATCAAAGAAAAGGGGACTTGAAATCAGCGTTAAACCATTTTTTAGCCATTAAAACCTCTGATTTTTCGTCGCCTTATTTTGATTTTGAAATTGATGCGAACCTTTTAAAAGAGCGTTTGAACCAAGAAGAAAAGGGCGAGTTTTTAGAATGATGGATTTTGAAAAAAGCATTTTAGGCAATTTAAACGAAGCGCAAAAAATCGCTGCAAGCCACATTCAAGGGCCATTGCTCATTTTAGCAGGAGCTGGGAGCGGTAAGACTAAGACTTTAACGAGCCGTTTAGCGTATTTGATTGGCGCTTGTGGCGTGCCTAGCGAGAACACTTTAACGCTCACTTTCACCAATAAAGCGAGTAAGGAAATGCAAGAAAGGGCTTTGAAATTATTGAACAATCAAGCGTTTATCCCCCCCTTGCTTTGCACTTTCCATCGTTTTGGTTTGCTGTTTTTAAGGCAACACATGAATCTTTTAAAAAGGGTGTGCGATTTTTCGGTGTTAGATAGCGATGAAGTCAAAACGCTGTGCAAGCAGCTCAAAATTTCAAACTTTAGAGCCAATATTTCTCAAATCAAAAACGGCATGATGGATTTAAGCATGCAAGATAGCGAATGCTATAAAGCGTATGAGCTTTATCAAAACGCACTCAAAAAAGACAATTTAGTGGATTTTGACGATTTGCTTTTTTTAAGCCTTAAGATTTTACAAGATAATGAAAAACTCGCCAAAGAGACTAGCGAACGCTACCATTACATTATGGTAGATGAGTATCAAGACACGAACGCCCTGCAATTGGAATTTTTAAAACAATTGAGTTGTACGCACCATAATTTGTGCGTGGTGGGCGATGACGATCAGAGCATTTATGGTTTTAGGGGGGCTGATATTTCTAATATTTTAAATTTTTCCAAGCATTTTAAAGGGGCTAAAATAGTGAAATTAGAGACCAACTACCGCTCTAGCGCTGAAATTTTAGCGTGCGCTAATTCTCTCATCAGCCATAACCAACACCGCCACATTAAAACGCTTCAAAGTTTCAAAGGTTCGCATAAAAGCGTGATTTGTAAAGAATACCCCACGCAAAAAGAAGAGAGCCTGGATGTGGCTTATCAAATCAAAGCCCTTTTAAAGAAGGGCGAAAATTTAGAAAATATCGCTATTTTGTACCGCTTAAACGGGCTTAGCCGCAGCATTGAAGAGAGCTTGAACGCTTTGAATATCCCTTATAGGCTCATTGGAGCGGTGAGTTTCTATGAAAGAGCCGAGATTAAAGACGCTTTGGCGTTCATGCATTTAGTGGCTAAAAAAGACGATCGCTTTTTTATCAAGCGCGTTTTAAACAAGCCCCCAAGAGGCCTTGGCAAGATCACTCAAGAATGGATTTTTTCTCTTTTAGATGAAGAGGATTTGAATTTAGAAGAAGCGCTAAAACTTGGGGCGTTTAAAGACAAATTAAACCCTAAAAACGAATACGCTTTAAAGAAATTCACCGCTATGATAGGGCGTTTGAGGGAGGCTTTTGAAATTTCAGTAGAGAAGTTTTGCGAGCGGTTTTTAGAAGAGACTAATCTTTTAAAAAGCTATGAAAAAGAAGACAATTACGAAGAAAGAGAGGGCTTTGTTAAAGAGCTTTTAAGTTTAGTGAAAGAATATTTTAAAACTAACCCCACGCATTCTTTGTTGGATTTTTTGAATGAAAGCGTTCTGGATGCCCATAATACAGAAAACGCGCAAAAAGTGAGCTGCATGAGCGTGCATATGAGTAAGGGGTTAGAGTTTAAGCATGTGTTTGTGATCGGGTTAGAAGAAGGGTTTTTCCCGCATAGGGGATTCAATCAAGAAAGCGATTTAGAAGAAGAAAGGCGCTTGGCTTACGTAGCGATCACTAGGGCTAAAGAAGGATTGCAGCTCTCTTATGTCAAAGAGCGTTCGTATTTTGGGAGGAAAATTTCTTGCTCGCCCTCTGTGTTTTTAGAAGAAGCCAAGCTGCTCAAAAGCGATCAAACCCCTAAACAAAATCACCAAAAAGACACGCCCATTAAAGTGGGGGATTTGATCAAACATAAGATTTTTGGCACCGGGAGGGTTTTAGGCGTAGAAAAAGGCTTGAGCGGTTTGTGCTTGAAAATCAATTGCGGAGGGAATGTCTATGATAAAATCTCAGAAAAATTTGTAGAAAAAGTGGATAACGAGTTTTGAAAATTTTAACCCTTTTTTTGATAAGTTTAAACGCGCTCTTCGCCCTAGATTTGAACGCGCTTAAAGCAGAGATTAAAGAAGCTTACCTTAAAGAATACAAAGACTTAAAATTAGAAATTGAAACCATTAACTTAGAAATCCCAGAGCGTTTTTCTAACGCTTCCATTTTAAGCTATGAATTGAGCGCTTCCAATAAGCTTAAAAAAGATGGGGTCGTGTTTTTAAGATTGGAAAATGAGCCTAATTTACGCTTGCCGGTGCGTTATAGCGTGATAGGCAGCATGCAGGCTTTTAAAAGCGCTAGCGCGATTAAAAAAGATGAAAACATCACCGCTAACAACACCAAAAAAGAGCGCGTTTCGTTTGGCACGCTTTCTAATCCTTTATTAGAGGGCGCAATCGATAAAGTGAGCGCGAAACATTTTATCCCCCCTAACACGCTTTTAAGCATGGATAAAACCCAAGCTTTAATCATCGTGCGTAAAAACGACATCATCACCGGGGTGTATGAAGAGGGGCAAATCAGCATAGAAATAAGCCTAAAAGCCCTAGAAAATGGCGCACTTAATCAAATCATTCAAGCCAAGAATTTAGAAAGCAATAAAATACTTAAAGCAAAAGTGTTGAGCAGATCTAAAGCGCAAATCTTATAAAGGATATTCATGAAATTAGTTTTAGGCATCAGTGGAGCAAGCGGGATACCCCTAGCCTTGCGGTTTTTAGAAAAATTACCCAAAGAAATTGAAGTTTTTGTCGTGGCGTCTAAAAACGCGCATGTCGTGGCGTTAGAAGAGTCTAACATCAACCTTAAAAACGCCATGAAAGACTTACGGCCTAGCGCGACTTTTTTTAACGAGCAAGACATCCATGCGAGCATCGCTTCAGGGAGTTATGGTATCCATAAAATGGCGATCATTCCAGCGAGCATGGACATGGTGGCTAAAATCGCGCATGGCTTTGGGGGGGATTTGATTTCTAGGAGCGCCTCTGTCATGCTTAAAGAAAAGCGCCCCTTACTCATTGCTCCTAGAGAAATGCCTTTAAGCGCTATCATGCTGGAAAATTTGCTCAAACTCGCCCATTCTAATGCGATCATCGCGCCGCCGATGATGACTTATTACACCCAGAGCAAGACTTTAGAAGCGATGCAAGATTTTTTAGTGGGGAAGTGGTTTGACAGCCTAGGGATAGAAAATGACTTATACCCACGATGGGGAATGAACTGATGCAAAAAATCGGCATTTACCCGGGCACTTTTGATCCGGTAACGAATGGGCATATAGACATTATCCACCGCTCTAGCGAATTGTTTGAAAAGCTCATTGTCGCTGTGGCGCACTCAAGCGCTAAAAACCCCATGTTTAGTTTAAAAGAGCGTTTAAAAATGATGCAACTGGCCACTAAAAGTTTTAAAAATGTAGAATGCGTTGCGTTTGAAGGGCTATTAGCCAACCTGGCTAAAGAGTATCATTGTAAGGTGTTAGTTAGGGGCTTAAGGGTGGTGAGCGATTTTGAATACGAATTGCAAATGGGCTATGCGAACAAATCCTTAAACCACGAATTAGAAACCTTGTATTTCATGCCCACTTTACAAAACGCTTTCATCAGCTCTTCTATCGTGCGATCCATTATCGCGCATAAGGGCGATGCGAGCCATTTAGTGCCTAAAGAAATTTATCCTTTGATTTCAAAGGCTTAAAATGTATGTGGTGTTAGAAGGCGTTGATGGCGCGGGCAAAAGCACTCAAGTAGAATTATTAAAAACCAGGTTTAAA
This DNA window, taken from Helicobacter pylori, encodes the following:
- a CDS encoding tetratricopeptide repeat protein produces the protein MLNEEQNSLEEKGGENKNEKEPPLKGIHSKIPSLKQALEQTISKIKSSKEFFKQLSRNKKKLYIALGILLSLIALIVALSLLLGHKKENKQTSLQTNTATTNNETPNDTNNANNTEAEGQIENLDLPDLIGKDSLKRNDESQVDAMMQKASLLYEQGQKDEALHLFDKIASFSQGIASHNLGVIKFKEKDFNGALDLFDSSIASKENASVSAIDALVTAYHLQDEDLYYHYLKIVRETLYKDYKKSFYSYAYALKSYYAGEYFEALSPLMHPNSNAFLKPNARLASKLFLMFKDETNAYKQLQKSANAQDELALGLLQARLGHYKQALEHLQHYLHNYPKDLNALMALELVSLKKGDILKASEALKLASHTKEDSALANSFYPIKPTINPIFLDKERAKERFWNTQYFEGKRDFIYRLLFYYAPFKVLDSKETLGVIEEGLFLLDSDAQKDLEGASLAFKRGRLMAIADKNALKGLKELEKKRLKKALSFFDLSLKNSPNNALLHYNTGLIYAQLENYHKAYFHFLRAFHLNSADYLSAIFAVLASHFTHEDTTEFLREITENFYSHDFSSPTQKALLSSLIAYLNYRTNWDMDWLKNAPKKLPFYYALEAVFAKESKDKKLMVQAFGNLKKMLPKDLISNIFYEIVSYYDASIRHTLSIYTLLDSRKISWDQTMQGPILGRHFYTYMGFMVNDLDHQERLLEQKIASLEESEAPNDWLENLALVSLFQGQYEKASALYQNLISGLKDNETRLKILAGLTYIAQNNYNNAALWLELGKLDDPNNENIRYALGLLYQRKGDLKSALNHFLAIKTSDFSSPYFDFEIDANLLKERLNQEEKGEFLE
- the uvrD gene encoding DNA helicase UvrD, which produces MDFEKSILGNLNEAQKIAASHIQGPLLILAGAGSGKTKTLTSRLAYLIGACGVPSENTLTLTFTNKASKEMQERALKLLNNQAFIPPLLCTFHRFGLLFLRQHMNLLKRVCDFSVLDSDEVKTLCKQLKISNFRANISQIKNGMMDLSMQDSECYKAYELYQNALKKDNLVDFDDLLFLSLKILQDNEKLAKETSERYHYIMVDEYQDTNALQLEFLKQLSCTHHNLCVVGDDDQSIYGFRGADISNILNFSKHFKGAKIVKLETNYRSSAEILACANSLISHNQHRHIKTLQSFKGSHKSVICKEYPTQKEESLDVAYQIKALLKKGENLENIAILYRLNGLSRSIEESLNALNIPYRLIGAVSFYERAEIKDALAFMHLVAKKDDRFFIKRVLNKPPRGLGKITQEWIFSLLDEEDLNLEEALKLGAFKDKLNPKNEYALKKFTAMIGRLREAFEISVEKFCERFLEETNLLKSYEKEDNYEEREGFVKELLSLVKEYFKTNPTHSLLDFLNESVLDAHNTENAQKVSCMSVHMSKGLEFKHVFVIGLEEGFFPHRGFNQESDLEEERRLAYVAITRAKEGLQLSYVKERSYFGRKISCSPSVFLEEAKLLKSDQTPKQNHQKDTPIKVGDLIKHKIFGTGRVLGVEKGLSGLCLKINCGGNVYDKISEKFVEKVDNEF
- the flgA gene encoding flagellar basal body P-ring formation chaperone FlgA, with translation MKILTLFLISLNALFALDLNALKAEIKEAYLKEYKDLKLEIETINLEIPERFSNASILSYELSASNKLKKDGVVFLRLENEPNLRLPVRYSVIGSMQAFKSASAIKKDENITANNTKKERVSFGTLSNPLLEGAIDKVSAKHFIPPNTLLSMDKTQALIIVRKNDIITGVYEEGQISIEISLKALENGALNQIIQAKNLESNKILKAKVLSRSKAQIL
- a CDS encoding UbiX family flavin prenyltransferase: MKLVLGISGASGIPLALRFLEKLPKEIEVFVVASKNAHVVALEESNINLKNAMKDLRPSATFFNEQDIHASIASGSYGIHKMAIIPASMDMVAKIAHGFGGDLISRSASVMLKEKRPLLIAPREMPLSAIMLENLLKLAHSNAIIAPPMMTYYTQSKTLEAMQDFLVGKWFDSLGIENDLYPRWGMN
- the coaD gene encoding pantetheine-phosphate adenylyltransferase, which gives rise to MQKIGIYPGTFDPVTNGHIDIIHRSSELFEKLIVAVAHSSAKNPMFSLKERLKMMQLATKSFKNVECVAFEGLLANLAKEYHCKVLVRGLRVVSDFEYELQMGYANKSLNHELETLYFMPTLQNAFISSSIVRSIIAHKGDASHLVPKEIYPLISKA